The Anaerobiospirillum thomasii genome contains the following window.
AAATCCATTTAAAGTAAAAGTTATATTGTTAGAGTTTTGGTTAGTAGAGGCATATGTTAAAAGAGCTGAGAGAAGTTCAGCTATTGTAACTTTTCTTTGCCTTTTGAGTGTGCCATTTTTTCTGGCAAAATTATTAATAAGCTCTTTTCTGAAGACGGTTAAAATATTTAAGAGTTCAGCTCTTTGAATATAGAGATTAATTTGAGATAATAAAGACATAGCAAGTTTTCCTTTGTTTGGTTTGGTTTGGTATATTATACCATGGAAACTTGCTATACCCCATAAAAATCCTTTATAAAACAATCTGTTAGATCGTTTTTAATACTTCTAACAACCTCTTTTTGTATCAGAATTGTATGTTTCCAAAAAAATCAAACAAAAAACCCGCATCGAGGTCTTTTGCACTAATTTTTAGCACGATAGAATGCGGGTTTGCGGAATGATTTTAAGCCAAAAACTTCTGGATTTTAATAAATGCTTAAAAATCAAGACTTTACTAAGATCCTAGGTATGCTATTTTTAAATTCTTTTTCCCCATGATCAGATAATAGCTCAGTTATACGCTCTACAGATATAGAGGCAGGAGCCTCTATACCAAGTTTAACTTTACCCTGTTTGGCATCTATAATAGTTACAGTAATATCCCCTCCAATGCGAAGCTTCTGCCCTTTTTTCTGGGATATTACCAACATATTACAGTCTCTCCACCAGCCAGTCTTTTGCAGCCTTGAGAGCAGCATTAAGACCATCTGGGTTATTACCACCGGCCTGAGCCATATCAGGTCTGCCACCACCCTTGCCATCAACAAGAGCAGCTGCAACGTTAACTAAATCACCTGCCTTTATCTTAGAGGTAAGATCCTTAGTAACACCTGCAATCAGATTAACCTTGTCATTCTCTACAGAACCAAGTACTAAAGCACAGCTCTTTAGAGTATTCTTAAGCTCATCTGCAGCAAGACGCAGTTCACGCATAGAGTAGCTATCAACTAAAGATACTACTGTCTTTACACCATTGATATCTTCAGCGCCTTTGGCAAGAGTTGAAGCCTCAAAATGTACCACCTTCTCCTTTAACAGCATATTCTTATGCTCTAAAGACTGAGTATGGCCAATGAGGTTTTTAACCTTTTCTACAACTGAGAAGTTATCGGTCTTTAAGATATTGCAGGCCTGATTTACAGCCTTAGTAATTGCCTGCTGATAGGCAATAGCAGCTGCGCCTACCATAGCCTCAACACGTCTTACGCCTGATGCTATAGACTCATCACTTACTATAATGAAATAGCCAAGATCACCTGTTCTCCTGGCATGGGTACCGCCACACAGCTCTTTTGAGAATGAGCCCATAGAGAGCACACGTACATCGCCTTCGTATTTTTCATCAAATAAGGCCATAGCGCCACACTGCTTGGCTTTTTCAAGATCCATAACCTCAGTGACAATCTCAACGTTGTTGCAGATCTGCTCGTTGACAAGAGCTACAATTTTTAATCTCTCATCCATGGTCATAGGCTGTGGATGTGAGTAGTCAAAGCGCAGACGATCTGGACCTACAGATGAACCCTTCTGATAGACGTGATCACCTAAAACCTCACGTAAAGCTGCGTGCAGCAGGTGAGTAGCACTGTGGTGTGCTGCAATGTTTTTACGTCTTGTCTCATCAACACAGGCCTCTACAGTATCACCAAGGCTGAACTGACCTAACTCAACACGGCCAATATGAATAGTAGCCTGACCTACATGCTTAGTATTCTTGACAATAAAGCGATTGTTGGCACCAAGATTTAGCACACCTGTATCGCCAATCTGACCGCCCATCTCACCATAAAATGGAGTCTTATCAAGAACAATTACAGCCTCTTCATCAGTAAGGACTGAGTCTACTGCCTCATTATCCTTAAACATGGCTACAATTTTGCCACTGTCCTGTAATGTATCATAACCCTGGAACTTGGTAATTTCAGTAAGCTTGAGCTCTTTATTGTAATCAACACCAAAGGAGGATGAGGCCTTAGCACGCTCTCTTTGAACCTGCATCTGAGTCTCAAAGCCTTCCATATCAACAATATAGCCTCTGTCTCTTACCACATCCTGTGTTAAGTCTGCAGGGAAGCCATAGGTATCATAGAGCTTAAAGACAACTTCACCAGGAATTGTGCGCTCGGCACCTAATTTCTCAAGCTCGCTGTCTAAAAGAGCAAGACCTCTGTCAAGAGTATTTAAGAACTGCTCTTCCTCTTTCTTTAATGTTCTTTCAATTAAAGCTCTCTGCTCTATGAGCTCAGGGTAGGCATTACCCATAAGCTCGGAAAGCTTATCTATAAGCTTATAGAAAAATACATCCTTGGCGCCTAACATTCTGCCATGACGTACGGCACGTCTTATGATACGGCGCAGTACATAGCCACGACCTTCATTTGAAGGCAGAACACCGTCTGCAATCAAGAATGAGCATGATCTTATGTGATCTGATATAACGCGCAGTGACTTGTTTGACAGATCGGTGGCACCGACAATTTTGGCACTCTCTTCAATAAGAGCACGGAACAGATCGATGTCATAGTTTGAGTGTACACCCTGCAGCACAGCAGCAATACGCTCAAGACCTAAACCATTGTCAATCATCGGTTTTGCAAGCTTCTCAAAGGTGCCGTCGGCAAGACGGTTATACTGCATAAACACGATATTCCAGATCTCAATATATCTGTCACCATCTTCCTCAGGTGAGCCTGGAGGGCCACCCCATACGCCAGGACCGTGATCATAGAAAATCTCAGAGCAAGGACCGCAAGGACCTGTATCGCCCATCTGCCAGAAGTTATCTGAATTGTACTTGCCGCCTTTGTTATCACCTATGCGGATAATACGCTCATCAGGTACGCCTATTTCATTTTTCCAGATGTCATAGGCCTCAGTATCCTCAAGATAAACAGTAACAGTCAGTGACTCCTTTGGCAGTTTGAAGCCTTCAGTTAAAAGAGTCCAGGCATAATAGATAGCCTCTTTTTTAAAGTACTCGCCAAAGCTGAAGTTACCTAACATCTCAAAGAAGGTATGATGTCTTGCTGTATAACCTACGTTATCAAGATCATTCTGCTTGCCGCCTGCTCTTACGCATTTTTGAGCAGTGGTGGCATTCATATAGGCACGCTTTTCCTTGCCAAGATAAATGTCTTTAAACTGATTCATACCTGCATTGGTAAAGAGCAGGGTTGGGTCATTGTATGGAACTAATGAACTTGAACGCACAATTTCATGATTGTGTGATTTAAAGAATTGAAGATACGTATTACGTATCTCATCTGTTGTCATATACATATTGATTAAAGTTCCTATTTAAAGCTTATATATAACTTTTAATTATACATTGTTACTTAGGTAAATTCATATACTCATTTAAAGCACCAATGCACTGATCCTTTAAAAAACCGCGTCGCTGCAGAAAACTTAAAGCTTTAAGGCGCATCTGATAGTCAAGCTCACTCTCACCATACTTTTTTACAAGAGCCTCAAAGGCCATGCTCTGCCAGTTGTGACTGTCAATAAAATCCTGCAAAAGCTCTTTGCCAATTCCCTTGAGTCTTGCAGCATAGACAAGCTTTAATGGGCCATAGTGACAGGCATAATAATGTCTTGAGAGCATGTCTGCATATCTTGTATCAGACTGATAGCCAGAGTCTATACAGCGTGACAGTGCATTTTTGGCAGATACCAGACTGTAGCGCTGTGTAAGCTTTTTTAAAAGTTCGCTTTTAGAGTATTCGCGACGTGTTAAAAGATGCAGTGCAGCATTAAATGCTGCACTGTCATCATTTATCTTTTCTTTTGAGCCTTTATAGATCATCTGGAATTTCAGTAATCAGATCTTCATCATCAAGATCAGGTAATGATGCCGCATCAAGATCATCGGCAGGAGCTGCAGTACCAATTTCAACTGTATCTGCATAATCAGAGCTGTTTTTATAATACTCTCTGATCTTCTCCTCAATTTCATCTGCAACCTCAGGATGCTCATCAAGATAACGCATGGCATTGACCTTGCCCTGTCCTATCTTGGCACCGTTATAGCCAAACCAGGCACCGGTCTTATCCACAATCTTGGCCTGCACACCAAGATCTAAAAGCTCACCATTTTTGGCAATACCATAATTAAAGAGGATCTGGAAGTTGGCCTGCTTGAAAGGAGGAGCCACCTTGTTTTTTACAACCTTAACCTTGGTTTCATTGCCAATTGGCTGATCTTTTTCTTTAATAACAGTAGACTTTCTGATATCAAGACGCACTGATGCATAGTATTTAAGCGCATTACCGCCAGTTGTGGTTTCAGGGCTGCCAAACATAACGCCGATTTTCATACGCAGCTGATTGATAAATACCACCATGCAGTTGGCCTGCTTGATTGTACCTGTAAGCTTACGCAGAGCCTGTGACATCAGACGAGCCTGCAGACCCACATGGTTATCACCCATGTCGCCTTCAATTTCAGCCTTTGGCACCAGGGCTGCAACAGAGTCGATAATAATTACATCAACAGCATTTGAGCGCACTAAGGTTTCACAGATATCAAGTGCCTGCTCGCCTGTATCTGGCTGTGAAATAAAGACATCTTCAATCTGCACACCAAGACGCTTGGCATAGACAGGATCCAGAGCATGCTCAGCATCGATAAAGGCACAAACCTTGCCTTTTTTCTGAGCCTGAGCAATAAGCTCCAATGTCAATGTAGTCTTACCAGATGATTCAGGTCCGAAGATTTCAATAATACGGCCCATTGGCAGACCGCCAATGCCAAGAGCAATATCCAATGTCAGTGATCCTGTAGGAATAGCCTCTATGTCCTCAAGCTCACTCTGACCAAGACGCATGATAGCGCCCTTGCCAAACTGTCTTTCAATCTGCTCCATAGCTGCTTCAAGAGCCTTCTGCTTTTGTGGATCCTTGGTAAGATTAGCTGCAAGCTTGGCAGGGCCACCTGCACTTTCTTTTTTCTTTGCCTTTTCAGCTGCCATGTATTTTTTCTCCGTTTTTTACTTAAATTCTGTATTAGAAACTCTCAGCCTGATAAGACTTGAGCTCTTTACCTTCAATAATTGCAATAAAGCCATCAAGAGCCTTTGCTACTGTAGCTTCTCTGACAGAGGATCTGTCACCTGTAAAATGACAGGTGCGCATATAAACCTGTCTTTTATCTGTTGCAAAGGCTATGCATACTGTACCTACAGGTTTTAAATCACTGCCACCAGTTGGCCCTGCAATACCAGAGACTGCAACACTGATTGTAGCATCTGACTTATTTAAAGCCCCTATAGCCATCTCTTTTACAGTCTGCAAACTGACGGCACCATACTGCTGCAGTGTGCTGTCACTTACAGATAGCATCTGTTCTTTGGCTGTATTGGTATAGGTAATAAAGGCTCTGTCAAAGTAGGCAGAGCTGCCTGAAATATCAGTTATAGCGCCTGAAATGAGACCACCGGTGCACGATTCAGCTGTTGTCAGAATAAAATTATTACTGTTGTGTAAGGTTTTCAGATGTAGCGCTTTAGCCGTAATACTGTCATTCATAAAATCAGTTGATTACATGTCTCTTTAAAACAATTTATTAAGGTCTTGCTTTTTTTAATGCTAAAATTGTACACATTTCAATAGTATTTTTAAAGCATATAAAAACCGGATAATTTAAATAAAATGTCAGATAGCAAAGAACAGATAACTCCTCTTATGAAGCAGTATCTTGATATTAAAAGTCAATATCCAGATACATTGCTGTTTTTCCGTATGGGTGACTTTTATGAGCTGTTCTTTGAGGATGCAAAAAAAGTCTCATCGCTTCTTGATCTGACACTGACCAAAAGAGGCAATATCAAAGGCGAGCCTATACCTATGGCAGGTATTCCCTATCATGCTGTAGACGGCTACCTCTCACGCCTTATAAAACAGGGTGTATCTGCTGTTATCTGTGAGCAAAGTGCAGCACCTGACGGCTCTAAAACCATTATGGTGCGCAATGTCTCTAAAATTGTCACCCCAGGAACTGTAACTGATGAGGGTATTGCCCCTGACAGTCTTGATAACTCAATTGCCTGTATTTTCAAGGGCAAAAACTACTATGCCCTGTCAACTTTATCATTAAGCTCAGGATCTTTTACCACAGCTCTGGCCTCAGATATAAAAGGAATTGCCCTGTATCTTGACAAGGCAAGTCCTGTGGAGCTTTTATATCCTGAAAACTTTAAAGAAACACAAATCTTTAGTGATATTGCCTGTATCAAGAAACTGCCGGTATGGAGCTTTGATCTTAAAAGCTGTTATAAGACTCTTTGCTCGCAGTTTAATACCAGCTCTCTTTTTGGTTTTGATATTGAAAATCTAGATGAGTGCATCAGCGCCTCAGGCGCCCTGCTCTCCTATGTCAAAGACACGCAGAATGTGTCACTGCAGCATATAAGAAATATTGTTCGCGATGAGCAGAGCAATTATGTAGTACTTGATAAATGCGCGCAGAGAAATCTTGAGCTTTTATCCAACCTGCGCGGTGAGGAGCAGGGCTCTTTATTAAATATTCTTGATAAGACCTTAACCCCTATGGGCTCGCGTCTTTTAAAAAAATGGCTGATTCAGCCGCTGCTAGATAACAGCAAAGTCAATAAAAGACTTGATATTATTGAAAATCTTTTAGATAGCTTTCCAAAGGAAAAACTTGAGGAGATATTAAGATCAATAGGCGATATTGAGCGTATTGTGGCCCGTGTGGCTTTAAATACAGCAAGGCCAAAAGATCTGTCTACTTTGCGTGATGCTTTAAATCTTATTCCTCAAATCAAAAATCTTATAGCAAAATATGGCAACAGCTCCATGTCAGACCTTGACAGCGCTCTTGTTGATCTTAAAGAGATACGTCAGCTGCTGCAAAGTGCCATTAAAGACACTCCATCTACTCTGCTGCGAGATGGCGGTGTAATTGCAGATGGTTACAATGCCCTTTTAGATGAGCTGCGCTCTTTAATGTCAGGCTCTGAGACTTTACTATCTGAAATTGAACAAAGAGAAAGAGAGGCCACAGGTATTAATACCCTCAAGGTCAATTTCAATCAGGTACACGGTTATTATATTGAAGTTACCAAATTAAACGGCGATAAGGTACCAGATCACTATATAAGACGTCAGACTCTTAAAAACTCAGAGCGTTTTATAACACCAGAGCTTAAGGATCTTGAAGAGCGTACCTTAAATGCCAAGGCTCAGTCACTTGATATTGAAAAAGAGATATTTGATGGCATTATAGCCACACTGCAAAGTGAGATTCCTTCCCTTGATATGATTGCCAAGGCCATATCAGCCTTTGATATTCTTTTATCCTTTGCCAGGGTTTCAGAGCTTAACAATTACACAAGACCTGAGATTACATCACAGTCTGTAATTACAATAAACGAAGGGCGTCATCCTGTTGTTGAAAAATTAAACAGCAAACCATTTGTGGCCAATTCCATTGATTTTAATTCAAAAAAAGTATTTATTATCTCAGGCCCTAATATGGGTGGCAAATCAACCTTCATGCGTCAGGTAGCTCTTATTACCATTATGGCGCGCATTGGCTGTTTCGTGCCGGCAGCAAGTGCCAGGATTGGACATATTGACAGAATCTTTACAAGAATAGGCGCCTCAGATGATCTCTCATCTGGCCGCTCCACCTTTATGGTGGAAATGGAGGAGGCTGCCAGCATTTTAAACAATGCTACAGATAACAGTCTTGTGCTTATGGATGAGGTTGGACGCGGCACAAGTACCACAGAAGGTGCAGCCCTTGCTTTATCTATTGCAAGATATTTGTGCTCAAGCATTAAAGCCATGACCCTGTTTTCAACCCACTATGGCGAGCTTTTAAATTTAGACAGCAGTTATGCTATTGCACAGAATATCTGCTTTAAGGCTCAGGAGATTAAAAACAAAATTGTTTTTCTCTATCATGCCTATGAGGGTTCACAGTCATACTCTTATGGTATAGAAGTAGGCAAGCTTGCGGGGCTGCCTAATGCTGTTATTGATCAGGCCAAAAAAGATATCAAAGATATTTTAGATAAGGGCTCAATTTCGCAGATACAAAATACTCTATCTGATGATTCTAAAGAGCATACTGAGCCTGGTGCCGATGCACATGAGAGAGATGATCTTAATACAGATATTATTGATACAATCAAAAGTGCTGATCTAAACTGCATGACGCCTCTTGAGGCTTTAAATCTTCTTTCTGCCTTGAAGGCCAGGATAAACTAATAAAGGTGTTGTATGAATATTTTAATGGCTTTATCTCAGCTTGAGGTTACAGGTGCAGAAGTTTATGCCACTACCATTTGTGATGAACTGATCAAAAGAGGTAATAAGGTTGTTATTGTCTCAGACACTCTTACAACCAAAACGCAGGCAGAATATATAAAAATCTGCTTTAACCAGAGAAAGCTTAAAAACAGAATTGAGCATGTAAAAGCACTGCTTAAAATTATAAAAGAGCATGATATTCAGGTTGTGCATGCCAACTCACGTGCCTCTTCCTGGAGCTGTGCCTTAGCCTGTGCCATAGCCAGAATTCCTTTAATAACAACAACTCATGGCCGTCAGCCTGTACATTTATCACGCAAAATCATAAAGGCCTTTGGTCAGCTTAGTATCTGTGTCTGTGAAAATATTCAAAAGCAGATTTGCAATGATCTTGGCTTTGATATTAATAAAACCAGGCTTATAAGAAATCCTGTCAACGCCAAGACCTTTGAGTTCAGTCCACGAGATAAAAGAGATGATGGCATTATAAAGGTTGCCCTTATAGGTCGTCTGTCAGGCCCTAAGGGTGAGGTTGCAAAAGAGATTTTACATAGAGTAAAAGATCGTAAGAACATACAGCTTGATGTTATAGGTGGCAAGGATATACCTGATTTTCTGCAGCAGTACACAGATTGTGACAATATCAATTTTGTAGGTTATGTAAGTAATGTCAATGACTACATTAAAAGCAGTGATGTTGTAATTGGAGCCGGGCGTGTTGCCATTGAAGCCTGCCTGTGTGGCAGACCTGTCATAGCAGTTGGCGAGGCTATATATGAAGGACCTCTTAATACCAGCAGTATTGCCAAGGCTCTTTGCTCAAACTTTGGAGATATCAATACCAAAAAGCAGTGTCTTTTTAATTTTGAAAATTTAATCACTGATATAAAGGCGGCAGCAAGCTTATCAGATTCCGAGCTTTTAGCTCTAAAAGATATTGTTATTAAAGAATTTAATCTTAGCAATATTGTAGATAGCATTGAAAAGATTTACTCTCATGCATATGTTGTCTATAAAAAATATGAAATGCCTGTAATCATGTATCATCGTGTTATATGCTCTGAAAGTGAAAAAGGTGTACATGGCACCTATATAAGCAAAGAGAAATTTATAGCGCAGATGCAGTATCTTAAAGATCATAACTATAAGACAGTTACCTTTAAGGATTTAGCTGATAACAGGTACAAAGAGCGCTTTAACAAAGGCAATAAATATGTAATTTTAACCTTTGATGATGGCTATACGGATAATTACACCACAGCCTTTCCTATATTAAAGGAGTTTGGCTTTAAGGCTGTTATCTTCTTACTATCTGATGCCACCTACAATAAGTGGGATGCTGATAACAAAGACAATCCTGAGAAAAAGCTGTCTTTAATGAGTGAAGATCAGATTCAGGAAATGATGGATTATGGCATTGAATTTGGTATACACACAAGACATCATCCACGTTTACATCAGATATCATTGCAAGAGGCTACAGATGAGATCCTAAAGAGCAAGGAGATATTAGAGAGCCGTTATCAGATACCATTTATAACCTTTGCCTACCCTTATGGTGACTTAAACGAAGAAGTTAAAGAAATAGTAAGATCATCAGGTGTTACCTTTGCTGTTGCCGCCGACTCAGGAGATATAAGCTTTGATTCAGATCTGATGCAGATCAGGCGTATAGGTATTTTTCCGGGCAATTCACTGTCAACCTTTAAGCGCAAGGTCTCAGGCTGGTATAACTTTAGAAAAATGAAAAGAGAGATGAGGACTAAAAAGCTATGATTTAAGGCACAGAGTAAATCTGTGCCAGATTTTAGTTCACTCGCTATAGTTGTTGTTATTATTAAAGCCGTATTTGATAAGAAGTCGTTTTAAAGAGATTAAAGTTTCATTTTGAATCTGTCTTACCCTCTCACGTGTAAGACTTAACTCATTACTTATCTCCTCAAGAGTTTTAATATCATGTCCACCAAGACCATAGCGGTGCAGCACAACAACCTGCTGTTTTGGCTTTAGTGCATCAAACCACTCTTTGATAATACTCTCAAGCTCAAGATTATCTACATAGGCATTAGGTGATATGGCATTTTCATCTGCTATGATATCAAGCAGAGTACCTTCTTTGCCATCATCCTTGCCAGACTGATTTTGCAGGTTGTAATCTAATGATATTGTGTTTTCAGTAAGATAAAGCATGCTGTTGACATAATCTTCATCCTTTCCCATAAACTCAGCTATCTTTTTTGATGAAATATTGCTGTCATGATGCTTAAGCTCCAGAGCCTTTTTGGCTCGCAGCACAGCATTAATATCTTTTATGATGTAATTGGGAAGTCTTACAATACGGGACTGGCGCATAATAGACTGCTCAATGGCCTGTCTTATCCACCATGTTGCATATGTAGAGAATTTAAAACCACGTGACGGATCAAACTTCTTGACGGCATGAATAAGCCCCAGATTGCCCTCTTCTATAAGATCTAGCATCTGCACGCCACGGGCTTTATATTCCATTGCATTTTTGACCACAAGCCTTAAATTGGCTGTAATCATTTTATCTATTGCCTCTTTATCTCCCTGCTGGGCTCTACTTCCATATTCAAACTCTTCTTTAGCTGTCAAAAGCGGGATCTGACGTATTGAGGCAAAATAAGACTGCAAAATGCTGTCTGATGAACGTGATGGAGCCTGATTCTGTTTGCTCTCATCACTGTGTCCATCATCTTTATCATTACCCGATGAAATATTACTGTTATTTAAATTTGTATCTTCATAATTAATTTCATCGTCATTATGCATCTTTTACTCCTAATGCATAGTTTGTTTTTTTATTTTGGCAGATAGCTAAGAGGATTGACTGACTGTCCTCTGTAGCGTACCTCAAAGTGCAGACGTACACTCTCTGTATCAGTAGATCCCATGCGGGCAATCTGCTGACCGCGTTTTACCTTCTGACCCTCTTTTACTAAAAGAGCATCATTATGAGCATAGGCTGACAGGAATTCATTGTCATGATTGATAATAATCAGATTTCCATAGCCACGCAGAGCACTGCCGGCATATACTACCTGTCCGTCAGCTGCAGAGAGGATCTGCTGACCGCGTGTACCTGCAATATCAATACCTTTATTGCCCTGCTCTGCAAGTGAGAACTGTTTTATAACCTTACCCTGAGTTGGCCACATCCAGCTTACACCACCAACCTGTCTTGTCTTACCTGCTATAACCGGAGTTGTCACAACAGCAGGTACCGGTGTTTTATCCACTTTCTTGTCAGTGCTTGCAACAGGTTTTCTGCCAGCAACAGGTACTTCTTTTTCAATATTATTCTTTTGTGTATTAGGAGCACTGTCAACTCTGGCAAGATATAGCTTCTGACCCACATTTAGAGCATATGGCTCCTTTAAATCATTGACACCTGCCAAAAATGAAGGTGACTGACCATAGGCTTTAGCTACAGAATACAGGGTATCTCCTCTTTTAACTATATAGACAGGAGCCTGTGATGATTTTATATTTAATCTTATAGTCTGTCCTACATTGA
Protein-coding sequences here:
- a CDS encoding CinA family protein, with protein sequence MNDSITAKALHLKTLHNSNNFILTTAESCTGGLISGAITDISGSSAYFDRAFITYTNTAKEQMLSVSDSTLQQYGAVSLQTVKEMAIGALNKSDATISVAVSGIAGPTGGSDLKPVGTVCIAFATDKRQVYMRTCHFTGDRSSVREATVAKALDGFIAIIEGKELKSYQAESF
- the mutS gene encoding DNA mismatch repair protein MutS, with translation MSDSKEQITPLMKQYLDIKSQYPDTLLFFRMGDFYELFFEDAKKVSSLLDLTLTKRGNIKGEPIPMAGIPYHAVDGYLSRLIKQGVSAVICEQSAAPDGSKTIMVRNVSKIVTPGTVTDEGIAPDSLDNSIACIFKGKNYYALSTLSLSSGSFTTALASDIKGIALYLDKASPVELLYPENFKETQIFSDIACIKKLPVWSFDLKSCYKTLCSQFNTSSLFGFDIENLDECISASGALLSYVKDTQNVSLQHIRNIVRDEQSNYVVLDKCAQRNLELLSNLRGEEQGSLLNILDKTLTPMGSRLLKKWLIQPLLDNSKVNKRLDIIENLLDSFPKEKLEEILRSIGDIERIVARVALNTARPKDLSTLRDALNLIPQIKNLIAKYGNSSMSDLDSALVDLKEIRQLLQSAIKDTPSTLLRDGGVIADGYNALLDELRSLMSGSETLLSEIEQREREATGINTLKVNFNQVHGYYIEVTKLNGDKVPDHYIRRQTLKNSERFITPELKDLEERTLNAKAQSLDIEKEIFDGIIATLQSEIPSLDMIAKAISAFDILLSFARVSELNNYTRPEITSQSVITINEGRHPVVEKLNSKPFVANSIDFNSKKVFIISGPNMGGKSTFMRQVALITIMARIGCFVPAASARIGHIDRIFTRIGASDDLSSGRSTFMVEMEEAASILNNATDNSLVLMDEVGRGTSTTEGAALALSIARYLCSSIKAMTLFSTHYGELLNLDSSYAIAQNICFKAQEIKNKIVFLYHAYEGSQSYSYGIEVGKLAGLPNAVIDQAKKDIKDILDKGSISQIQNTLSDDSKEHTEPGADAHERDDLNTDIIDTIKSADLNCMTPLEALNLLSALKARIN
- the alaS gene encoding alanine--tRNA ligase; amino-acid sequence: MYMTTDEIRNTYLQFFKSHNHEIVRSSSLVPYNDPTLLFTNAGMNQFKDIYLGKEKRAYMNATTAQKCVRAGGKQNDLDNVGYTARHHTFFEMLGNFSFGEYFKKEAIYYAWTLLTEGFKLPKESLTVTVYLEDTEAYDIWKNEIGVPDERIIRIGDNKGGKYNSDNFWQMGDTGPCGPCSEIFYDHGPGVWGGPPGSPEEDGDRYIEIWNIVFMQYNRLADGTFEKLAKPMIDNGLGLERIAAVLQGVHSNYDIDLFRALIEESAKIVGATDLSNKSLRVISDHIRSCSFLIADGVLPSNEGRGYVLRRIIRRAVRHGRMLGAKDVFFYKLIDKLSELMGNAYPELIEQRALIERTLKKEEEQFLNTLDRGLALLDSELEKLGAERTIPGEVVFKLYDTYGFPADLTQDVVRDRGYIVDMEGFETQMQVQRERAKASSSFGVDYNKELKLTEITKFQGYDTLQDSGKIVAMFKDNEAVDSVLTDEEAVIVLDKTPFYGEMGGQIGDTGVLNLGANNRFIVKNTKHVGQATIHIGRVELGQFSLGDTVEACVDETRRKNIAAHHSATHLLHAALREVLGDHVYQKGSSVGPDRLRFDYSHPQPMTMDERLKIVALVNEQICNNVEIVTEVMDLEKAKQCGAMALFDEKYEGDVRVLSMGSFSKELCGGTHARRTGDLGYFIIVSDESIASGVRRVEAMVGAAAIAYQQAITKAVNQACNILKTDNFSVVEKVKNLIGHTQSLEHKNMLLKEKVVHFEASTLAKGAEDINGVKTVVSLVDSYSMRELRLAADELKNTLKSCALVLGSVENDKVNLIAGVTKDLTSKIKAGDLVNVAAALVDGKGGGRPDMAQAGGNNPDGLNAALKAAKDWLVERL
- the recA gene encoding recombinase RecA — its product is MEQIERQFGKGAIMRLGQSELEDIEAIPTGSLTLDIALGIGGLPMGRIIEIFGPESSGKTTLTLELIAQAQKKGKVCAFIDAEHALDPVYAKRLGVQIEDVFISQPDTGEQALDICETLVRSNAVDVIIIDSVAALVPKAEIEGDMGDNHVGLQARLMSQALRKLTGTIKQANCMVVFINQLRMKIGVMFGSPETTTGGNALKYYASVRLDIRKSTVIKEKDQPIGNETKVKVVKNKVAPPFKQANFQILFNYGIAKNGELLDLGVQAKIVDKTGAWFGYNGAKIGQGKVNAMRYLDEHPEVADEIEEKIREYYKNSSDYADTVEIGTAAPADDLDAASLPDLDDEDLITEIPDDL
- a CDS encoding regulatory protein RecX, which encodes MIYKGSKEKINDDSAAFNAALHLLTRREYSKSELLKKLTQRYSLVSAKNALSRCIDSGYQSDTRYADMLSRHYYACHYGPLKLVYAARLKGIGKELLQDFIDSHNWQSMAFEALVKKYGESELDYQMRLKALSFLQRRGFLKDQCIGALNEYMNLPK
- a CDS encoding sigma-70 family RNA polymerase sigma factor, which translates into the protein MHNDDEINYEDTNLNNSNISSGNDKDDGHSDESKQNQAPSRSSDSILQSYFASIRQIPLLTAKEEFEYGSRAQQGDKEAIDKMITANLRLVVKNAMEYKARGVQMLDLIEEGNLGLIHAVKKFDPSRGFKFSTYATWWIRQAIEQSIMRQSRIVRLPNYIIKDINAVLRAKKALELKHHDSNISSKKIAEFMGKDEDYVNSMLYLTENTISLDYNLQNQSGKDDGKEGTLLDIIADENAISPNAYVDNLELESIIKEWFDALKPKQQVVVLHRYGLGGHDIKTLEEISNELSLTRERVRQIQNETLISLKRLLIKYGFNNNNNYSE
- a CDS encoding polysaccharide deacetylase family protein, whose translation is MNILMALSQLEVTGAEVYATTICDELIKRGNKVVIVSDTLTTKTQAEYIKICFNQRKLKNRIEHVKALLKIIKEHDIQVVHANSRASSWSCALACAIARIPLITTTHGRQPVHLSRKIIKAFGQLSICVCENIQKQICNDLGFDINKTRLIRNPVNAKTFEFSPRDKRDDGIIKVALIGRLSGPKGEVAKEILHRVKDRKNIQLDVIGGKDIPDFLQQYTDCDNINFVGYVSNVNDYIKSSDVVIGAGRVAIEACLCGRPVIAVGEAIYEGPLNTSSIAKALCSNFGDINTKKQCLFNFENLITDIKAAASLSDSELLALKDIVIKEFNLSNIVDSIEKIYSHAYVVYKKYEMPVIMYHRVICSESEKGVHGTYISKEKFIAQMQYLKDHNYKTVTFKDLADNRYKERFNKGNKYVILTFDDGYTDNYTTAFPILKEFGFKAVIFLLSDATYNKWDADNKDNPEKKLSLMSEDQIQEMMDYGIEFGIHTRHHPRLHQISLQEATDEILKSKEILESRYQIPFITFAYPYGDLNEEVKEIVRSSGVTFAVAADSGDISFDSDLMQIRRIGIFPGNSLSTFKRKVSGWYNFRKMKREMRTKKL
- a CDS encoding carbon storage regulator, producing the protein MLVISQKKGQKLRIGGDITVTIIDAKQGKVKLGIEAPASISVERITELLSDHGEKEFKNSIPRILVKS